One part of the Terrimicrobium sacchariphilum genome encodes these proteins:
- a CDS encoding PEP-CTERM sorting domain-containing protein has product MITKSLLTLAAASLFLLPAADAAVVVTVANNGTNYLDRNLLSNTTFGSLSSTNLTGGETSVDTNNSQGYIPFSLSVSDIAAISTATQVTLNIKLIGLTNVGSLVLNLYGLSNRGTDANARTNDYSSGTLLVSSFANASSTVNQYLSLDVTSYVKSQIVSNEVVAFKFAVGNGTLPNADGVINAFVFSSADAGASAAPYLSVTPVPEPGTVALCALAGISLAIFRRRK; this is encoded by the coding sequence TCGTAGTGACCGTCGCTAATAACGGCACCAACTACCTCGACCGAAACCTCCTCTCCAATACAACGTTTGGGTCGCTGTCGTCGACAAATCTGACGGGAGGAGAGACCTCGGTGGATACCAACAACTCTCAAGGCTACATCCCGTTTTCCCTTAGCGTTTCCGACATCGCGGCGATTTCCACGGCGACGCAGGTCACGCTAAACATCAAGTTGATCGGGCTGACCAATGTCGGGTCGCTTGTGCTTAATCTGTATGGCCTGTCGAACCGCGGTACGGATGCGAACGCCAGGACGAATGACTACTCGAGCGGGACGCTGCTCGTCAGCTCATTTGCGAACGCCAGCTCGACGGTGAATCAATATCTCTCGCTGGATGTGACCTCCTATGTGAAAAGCCAGATCGTGTCGAATGAAGTGGTGGCCTTCAAGTTTGCGGTGGGCAATGGCACGCTGCCCAACGCGGATGGCGTCATCAACGCATTCGTCTTCAGCTCGGCCGATGCGGGGGCATCGGCGGCACCCTATCTGAGCGTGACGCCCGTGCCTGAGCCCGGGACGGTGGCGCTTTGCGCGCTGGCCGGGATTTCCCTCGCGATCTTCCGCCGGAGAAAGTAA
- a CDS encoding LamG-like jellyroll fold domain-containing protein: MNLLTKRARPYLLVCCLSALPGLSPAEDIAHWKLEEGSGQVVRNLAGDDEAVLGFDATEEPQDPQWTAQGWQGRPALYFDGTSLVSAPPLKAKAIEDLTVECRAYLEKSKIGTLVRMNGMFCLDVFPGKDGLLLRFVVWPRETPDKPVSAEAPIAVLPVKEWARIAGVYEQASGKVTLYVEGKEVARNEAGAGGVFTDPRMAVTIGASSGGAAEGSLARGWVGMISEVRLSGTALAPSGFFPEQ; this comes from the coding sequence GTGAACCTGTTAACTAAAAGAGCGCGTCCGTACCTGCTCGTTTGCTGTTTGTCCGCCCTGCCGGGCCTGTCGCCTGCCGAGGATATTGCCCACTGGAAACTGGAGGAGGGTTCCGGCCAGGTCGTGCGAAATCTCGCCGGAGATGACGAGGCGGTGCTGGGCTTCGACGCCACGGAGGAGCCCCAGGACCCGCAATGGACGGCGCAGGGGTGGCAGGGCAGGCCGGCACTTTATTTTGACGGAACCTCCCTGGTCTCGGCTCCGCCGCTCAAGGCCAAGGCGATCGAGGACCTGACCGTGGAATGCCGGGCGTACCTGGAAAAGAGCAAGATCGGCACGCTCGTCCGCATGAACGGGATGTTTTGCCTGGATGTCTTCCCGGGCAAGGACGGGCTGCTGCTTCGCTTCGTGGTGTGGCCTCGTGAGACGCCTGACAAACCCGTCTCGGCAGAGGCGCCCATCGCGGTGCTGCCGGTGAAGGAATGGGCGCGTATCGCGGGGGTGTATGAGCAGGCATCCGGGAAAGTGACGCTGTACGTCGAGGGCAAGGAGGTGGCGCGCAATGAGGCCGGGGCGGGAGGAGTCTTTACCGATCCCCGGATGGCAGTGACGATCGGAGCCTCCAGCGGCGGAGCGGCGGAGGGGTCTCTCGCAAGGGGCTGGGTCGGCATGATCTCCGAGGTGCGGCTGAGCGGCACGGCACTGGCCCCCTCCGGGTTTTTCCCCGAGCAATGA
- a CDS encoding type II secretion system protein, with protein MKAQRFLPSGFTLAEILIVLGVVAALAALTIPALNRAVSGAQKAQSVNNLRQIGGAIIAYATDNNGSLPAVNSATSTERWARTLIAQISGIPYGTPESYASSRRLGKMFRSPLDKVVRSDRNDLVCSYGLNFAVQNNNTSGTVTPVKMIAIQQPANTILAGELRTVDNTVNNALGHSLSRLNGTGDFYPDGNLYVMADGSVRMIRKAETQGPPNLWNFSK; from the coding sequence ATGAAGGCGCAAAGGTTCCTCCCCAGCGGCTTTACCCTGGCCGAGATCCTGATCGTGCTCGGCGTGGTCGCAGCGCTGGCCGCGCTCACCATCCCGGCCCTGAACCGCGCCGTGAGCGGAGCGCAGAAGGCGCAATCGGTGAACAATCTGCGGCAGATCGGCGGTGCGATCATCGCCTATGCGACGGATAACAACGGTTCGCTGCCTGCGGTAAACTCCGCCACGTCGACGGAGCGTTGGGCGCGCACCTTGATCGCCCAGATCAGCGGAATCCCCTACGGCACGCCGGAGAGCTATGCGAGCAGCCGGAGGCTGGGCAAGATGTTTCGTTCGCCGCTCGACAAGGTGGTGCGATCGGATCGGAACGACCTGGTTTGCAGCTATGGGCTGAACTTTGCCGTCCAGAATAATAATACATCGGGAACGGTGACGCCCGTGAAGATGATAGCCATCCAGCAGCCCGCCAACACGATACTCGCGGGCGAGCTTCGCACGGTGGACAACACGGTGAACAACGCCCTGGGCCATAGCCTGTCGCGACTGAACGGCACCGGGGATTTCTATCCGGACGGCAACCTCTACGTGATGGCCGATGGAAGCGTGCGGATGATCCGGAAGGCGGAAACCCAGGGGCCGCCCAATCTCTGGAATTTCTCAAAATAA
- a CDS encoding IclR family transcriptional regulator — translation MDPKEGNATPSLKLGFTVLKCLIEASSSLGVSQVATQTGLPKATAFRILRAFHQLGYVEQQPASRKYFLSPQIFGFFHYLTSHFHPTEKASLFIRETARELRCSIYLSMLAGRHSYVVCASGPFGDTTILGSSGPAYATSCGKVLIAQLPESAWADFAPQEGDVAVTSRTNLDPVRYLEEIRQAAQSGVAWNERETSAYFSVAAPVKELCRQSRMAVALLFPYADWVIQDRETLRQQVLKIARELSTRLNPGAA, via the coding sequence ATGGACCCCAAGGAGGGCAATGCGACCCCGTCTCTCAAGCTGGGATTTACTGTCCTGAAGTGCCTGATCGAAGCAAGCTCATCCCTGGGGGTGAGCCAGGTCGCGACCCAGACGGGACTGCCCAAGGCGACTGCTTTTCGGATACTGCGGGCCTTTCACCAGCTCGGTTATGTCGAGCAGCAGCCTGCCTCGAGGAAGTATTTTCTCAGCCCGCAAATCTTTGGCTTCTTTCATTATCTGACGAGCCATTTTCACCCGACGGAGAAGGCGTCGCTATTCATTCGCGAGACGGCGCGGGAGCTGCGGTGCAGTATTTATCTCTCGATGCTGGCGGGGCGGCATTCCTACGTGGTTTGTGCGTCGGGGCCATTTGGCGACACGACGATCCTGGGGAGCAGCGGGCCGGCCTATGCGACATCGTGCGGAAAGGTGCTCATCGCGCAACTGCCCGAGAGTGCCTGGGCGGACTTTGCACCGCAGGAGGGCGATGTGGCGGTGACGAGCCGGACGAATCTCGATCCCGTGCGCTACCTGGAGGAGATCCGGCAGGCTGCGCAAAGCGGCGTGGCCTGGAACGAGCGCGAGACCAGCGCATATTTCTCGGTGGCGGCTCCGGTGAAGGAGTTGTGCCGTCAAAGTCGGATGGCGGTGGCCCTGCTGTTTCCCTATGCGGACTGGGTGATCCAGGATCGTGAAACTCTCAGGCAGCAGGTGCTGAAGATTGCCAGGGAACTGTCTACCCGGCTGAACCCGGGCGCGGCCTGA
- a CDS encoding FAD-dependent oxidoreductase, which yields MEFRTSCVVVGGGPAGYGAALAAARSGAKVTLIERHGYLGGMGGAAGLSAFINYHLDGIHDLSESIYQELIARLKEDGGWYSADEPHVDFFDIESLKSTAERSLEEAGVRVLYHCMFDTIEVDGDGYALRFVAKGGEVIVRATHVIDTTGDADVCAKLGVEVAYGKAGCPGDMQPMTMVVQLGGFDPEAYGEAGGRLHDGRFACEGCTRAPEIARARAAGDWTIPREDIAMWWTSPRDPAHVTVNGTRIQGFSGCDPEQLSRAEKEGRRQARELAAFFKRYVPGFARSYLLATGPQIGVRETRRIVGLKTLTTEDVVGSVRPADSVTFCSYPIDIHSSEGSGTEMAHDQRIHYGIPFGCLVPRGYTNILAAGRCISASHAAAGSFRVMSTCMSLGQAAGAAAGLSIGSRTPVEHLRGEDVRAVMNEGAALQCA from the coding sequence ATGGAATTTCGCACGAGTTGTGTGGTCGTCGGCGGCGGCCCTGCCGGTTATGGAGCGGCTCTGGCCGCGGCGCGAAGCGGCGCAAAGGTGACACTCATTGAGCGGCATGGATACCTCGGGGGTATGGGTGGAGCCGCCGGGCTCTCGGCCTTTATCAACTATCATCTCGATGGCATCCATGACCTCTCGGAGAGCATCTATCAGGAACTGATCGCGAGGCTGAAGGAGGACGGAGGGTGGTACTCCGCGGATGAGCCGCATGTCGATTTCTTTGACATCGAATCGCTGAAATCCACGGCGGAGCGGTCGCTGGAGGAGGCGGGAGTGAGGGTACTGTATCACTGCATGTTTGATACGATCGAGGTCGATGGCGACGGCTATGCGCTGCGATTTGTGGCGAAGGGCGGAGAAGTGATCGTCCGCGCGACGCATGTCATCGACACCACGGGCGATGCGGATGTCTGTGCCAAGCTGGGCGTGGAGGTGGCTTACGGAAAGGCGGGGTGCCCGGGAGACATGCAGCCGATGACGATGGTGGTCCAGCTGGGCGGGTTTGATCCGGAGGCGTACGGGGAGGCTGGCGGCAGGCTGCACGACGGACGCTTCGCCTGCGAGGGATGTACGCGAGCCCCGGAGATCGCGCGTGCTCGCGCGGCTGGCGACTGGACGATCCCTCGCGAAGATATCGCGATGTGGTGGACCTCGCCGCGAGATCCTGCGCATGTCACCGTGAATGGCACGCGCATCCAGGGATTTTCCGGCTGCGATCCCGAGCAACTGAGCCGGGCCGAGAAGGAGGGGCGACGGCAGGCACGGGAACTGGCCGCGTTTTTCAAGCGCTATGTCCCGGGATTTGCCCGCTCCTATCTCCTGGCGACAGGGCCGCAGATCGGGGTGAGAGAAACCCGCCGGATCGTGGGGCTAAAGACACTGACCACCGAGGATGTCGTCGGGAGCGTGCGACCGGCGGACTCGGTCACCTTTTGCTCCTACCCCATAGACATCCACTCCTCCGAGGGGAGCGGCACGGAGATGGCGCACGACCAGCGTATTCACTACGGGATACCCTTCGGCTGTCTGGTCCCCCGGGGCTACACCAACATCCTGGCGGCCGGGCGGTGCATCAGCGCCTCCCATGCGGCGGCGGGGAGCTTTCGGGTCATGTCCACCTGCATGTCCCTCGGTCAGGCGGCTGGGGCTGCGGCAGGCCTGTCCATCGGCTCCCGCACCCCGGTGGAGCATCTCCGCGGGGAGGATGTGCGGGCGGTGATGAACGAGGG